Proteins co-encoded in one Bacillus sp. FSL H8-0547 genomic window:
- a CDS encoding TatD family hydrolase, translated as MLFDTHAHLNAIQYQDDLEEVIERALHEGVTHTVVVGFDTETITKAIELAEAYDFIYAAVGWHPVDAIDMTDADLEWIKELASHPKVVAIGEMGLDYYWDKSPKDVQKEVFRKQIALAKEVNLPIIIHNRDATADVVEILQEEGASEVGGIMHCFTGSLEVARQCMEMNFYISFGGPVTFKNAKKPKEVAAEIPMERLLIETDCPYLTPHPFRGKRNEPGYVKYVAEQIAELRGMDYADFVKQTSDNAKRIFGISR; from the coding sequence ATGTTATTTGATACACATGCACACTTGAACGCCATCCAGTATCAGGATGACCTTGAAGAAGTGATTGAAAGGGCGCTCCATGAAGGCGTGACCCATACTGTTGTTGTTGGCTTTGATACAGAAACGATTACAAAAGCGATTGAACTTGCTGAAGCATACGATTTTATTTATGCAGCAGTCGGCTGGCATCCGGTTGATGCGATTGATATGACGGATGCCGATTTAGAATGGATTAAAGAGCTTGCGTCTCATCCTAAAGTAGTTGCTATAGGGGAGATGGGCCTTGACTACTACTGGGACAAATCACCAAAGGATGTTCAAAAAGAGGTATTCAGAAAGCAGATTGCTCTTGCAAAGGAAGTGAATCTTCCGATCATTATCCATAACCGGGATGCAACAGCAGACGTAGTTGAGATTCTTCAGGAAGAAGGGGCGAGCGAAGTAGGCGGGATCATGCACTGTTTTACAGGAAGCCTTGAAGTGGCGAGACAGTGCATGGAAATGAATTTCTACATTTCATTCGGCGGGCCTGTCACATTCAAAAATGCCAAAAAGCCAAAAGAGGTCGCAGCTGAAATTCCAATGGAAAGACTTTTGATTGAAACGGATTGCCCTTATTTAACACCTCATCCGTTCAGAGGAAAACGAAACGAACCAGGCTATGTAAAGTATGTAGCGGAGCAGATTGCGGAGCTTCGCGGTATGGATTATGCGGATTTTGTAAAACAAACGTCCGACAATGCAAAGAGAATTTTCGGCATTTCTCGCTAA
- the metG gene encoding methionine--tRNA ligase, translating to MEDQRKSFYLTTPIYYPSGKLHIGHAYTTVAGDAMARYKRMRGFDVMYLTGTDEHGQKIQRKAEEIGVTPQKYVDDIVSGIKDLWSKLDISYDDFIRTTQDRHKEIVEKVFAQLLEQGDIYLDQYEGWYCTPCESFFTERQLENGNCPDCGRPVEKVKEESYFFKMSKYADRLLAYYEENPEFIQPESRKNEMINNFIKPGLEDLAVSRTTFDWGVKVPGDPKHVIYVWIDALSNYITALGYGTENDEKYRKYWPADVHLVGKEIVRFHTIYWPIMLMALDLPLPKKVFAHGWLLMKDGKMSKSKGNVVDPVTLIDRYGLDALRYYLLREVPFGSDGVFTPEGFIERVNYDLANDLGNLLNRTVAMIQKYFDGEIPAYSGAQTEFDGTLAAFSGETIKKYEEAMEKMEFSIALNALWQFISRTNKYIDETQPWVLAKDEENRGKLGSVMVHLAESLRISAILLKPFLTKTPEKMFEQLGISDASLKEWDSLSSFGSIPQVKVAKGVPIFPRLEVEEEVAYIKEQMQGTAPAPAEEAKKEEKAETAPEITFDEFMKVEMRVAEVIHAEPVKKADRLLKLQLDLGSEKRQVVSGIAKSYQPDQLVGKKVICITNLKPVKLRGELSQGMILAGGGEGNLSLATVDSSLPNGTIIK from the coding sequence ATGGAAGATCAGAGAAAATCGTTCTACCTTACAACACCTATTTATTATCCAAGCGGAAAGCTTCATATTGGACATGCATATACAACCGTTGCCGGGGATGCAATGGCCCGCTATAAACGCATGCGCGGATTCGACGTCATGTATCTGACAGGAACAGATGAGCACGGCCAGAAAATACAGCGTAAAGCAGAAGAAATCGGCGTCACTCCACAAAAATATGTCGATGACATTGTCAGCGGAATTAAAGATCTGTGGAGCAAGCTCGACATTTCTTATGACGATTTTATCCGTACGACTCAGGACCGCCATAAAGAAATTGTAGAGAAAGTGTTTGCGCAGCTGCTTGAGCAGGGCGATATCTATCTTGACCAATACGAAGGATGGTACTGTACGCCGTGTGAGTCCTTCTTTACGGAAAGACAGCTTGAAAACGGCAACTGCCCTGACTGCGGACGTCCTGTTGAAAAAGTAAAGGAAGAGTCCTATTTCTTTAAAATGAGCAAATATGCAGACCGTCTCCTTGCGTACTACGAAGAAAATCCGGAATTCATTCAGCCTGAATCACGCAAAAATGAAATGATCAACAATTTCATTAAGCCCGGCCTTGAGGATCTTGCTGTTTCCCGTACGACATTTGACTGGGGAGTGAAGGTTCCCGGTGATCCGAAGCACGTCATTTATGTATGGATTGACGCTCTTTCCAACTATATAACTGCTCTTGGATACGGAACAGAAAACGATGAAAAGTACCGGAAATACTGGCCGGCAGATGTTCACCTCGTCGGCAAAGAGATTGTCCGCTTCCATACAATTTATTGGCCGATCATGCTGATGGCCCTCGATTTGCCGCTGCCAAAGAAAGTGTTCGCACACGGCTGGCTGCTGATGAAAGACGGTAAAATGTCCAAATCAAAAGGCAATGTTGTGGACCCGGTCACGCTTATTGACCGATATGGTCTTGATGCTCTCCGCTACTACTTGCTTAGAGAAGTGCCTTTTGGCTCTGACGGTGTTTTCACTCCGGAAGGATTTATCGAAAGAGTGAATTATGACCTTGCCAATGACTTAGGGAACCTGCTGAACAGAACGGTTGCCATGATTCAGAAATACTTTGACGGCGAAATTCCTGCCTACAGCGGAGCACAAACCGAATTTGACGGTACGCTTGCTGCATTCAGCGGGGAAACGATTAAGAAGTATGAAGAAGCGATGGAAAAGATGGAATTCTCGATTGCTCTTAATGCGCTATGGCAATTTATCAGCAGAACAAATAAATACATTGATGAAACACAGCCATGGGTTCTGGCAAAAGATGAGGAAAACCGCGGTAAATTAGGTTCAGTGATGGTGCATTTAGCTGAGTCTCTCCGCATCTCCGCCATTTTGCTGAAGCCGTTTTTGACCAAAACACCTGAAAAGATGTTCGAACAGCTTGGCATTTCGGATGCTTCCCTGAAGGAATGGGACAGTCTGTCCTCATTCGGCAGCATCCCACAGGTGAAGGTTGCAAAAGGAGTTCCAATCTTCCCTCGTTTAGAGGTTGAAGAAGAGGTTGCCTATATTAAAGAACAGATGCAGGGTACGGCTCCTGCACCAGCTGAGGAAGCTAAAAAAGAAGAAAAAGCAGAAACAGCACCGGAAATTACGTTTGATGAGTTCATGAAGGTTGAAATGCGTGTAGCTGAAGTCATCCATGCAGAGCCTGTAAAAAAAGCAGACCGTCTGCTCAAGCTGCAGCTTGATCTTGGCTCGGAAAAAAGACAGGTTGTATCAGGTATTGCAAAAAGCTATCAGCCTGACCAGCTTGTAGGGAAGAAAGTCATCTGCATTACAAACCTTAAACCGGTTAAGCTTCGCGGAGAGCTGTCACAGGGAATGATTCTTGCCGGCGGCGGAGAAGGAAACTTGTCGCTTGCTACTGTCGATTCAAGTCTTCCAAATGGTACAATTATTAAATAA
- a CDS encoding AbrB/MazE/SpoVT family DNA-binding domain-containing protein, which translates to MKSTGIVRKVDELGRVVIPIELRRTLGIAEKDALEIYVDDERIILKKYKPNMTCAVTGEVSDDNFTLGNGKLVLSREGAEQILKEIQSNLVK; encoded by the coding sequence ATGAAATCTACAGGTATTGTACGTAAAGTTGACGAGCTTGGCCGAGTGGTAATTCCGATCGAATTGCGCCGCACACTTGGAATCGCTGAAAAAGACGCTCTTGAAATCTATGTGGATGATGAAAGAATTATCCTTAAAAAATATAAACCAAACATGACTTGCGCTGTAACTGGCGAAGTATCTGACGATAACTTCACTCTTGGCAACGGAAAATTAGTTCTAAGCCGTGAAGGTGCAGAGCAGATCCTTAAAGAAATCCAAAGCAACTTAGTAAAATAA
- the rsmI gene encoding 16S rRNA (cytidine(1402)-2'-O)-methyltransferase yields MKMQEQKSFNADTEWGSLYLVPTPIGNLEDMTFRAVSILKEVDVIAAEDTRESKKLCNHFEIGTQLISYHEHNKESSGFKILELMKQGKNVALVSDAGMPIISDPGSKLVEDILAEGGKVIPLPGANAALTALVASGITPQPFYFFGFLDRQKKEKKKQLEALANRTETMIFYESPHRLKETLAAMAEILGERRICLSRELTKRFEEFIRGTIPEAVKWAEENQIRGEFCLIVEGQDINSIPAEDEWWDSLSLEEHVAHYVNEGMSSKEAIKQVSKERNVPKRDVYQSYHVE; encoded by the coding sequence ATGAAGATGCAGGAACAGAAAAGCTTTAATGCGGACACAGAGTGGGGCTCGCTCTACCTTGTGCCAACGCCGATCGGCAATCTGGAGGATATGACCTTCCGCGCCGTTTCCATTTTGAAAGAAGTGGATGTGATTGCTGCAGAGGATACAAGGGAGTCTAAAAAGCTCTGCAATCATTTTGAGATTGGCACACAGCTGATCAGCTATCATGAACATAATAAAGAATCAAGCGGCTTTAAAATTCTGGAACTGATGAAACAGGGGAAAAATGTAGCGCTTGTCAGCGATGCGGGCATGCCGATTATCTCGGACCCCGGAAGCAAGCTTGTGGAAGATATCCTTGCTGAAGGCGGAAAGGTGATCCCTCTTCCCGGTGCAAATGCAGCACTTACAGCACTTGTGGCATCAGGCATAACTCCCCAGCCCTTTTACTTTTTCGGTTTTTTGGACAGGCAGAAAAAAGAAAAGAAAAAACAGCTAGAAGCTTTGGCAAACCGGACGGAAACGATGATTTTTTATGAATCTCCGCACAGGCTGAAAGAAACACTTGCAGCAATGGCGGAGATTCTGGGAGAACGCCGTATCTGTCTTTCTAGAGAGCTCACAAAACGATTTGAAGAATTCATCAGAGGGACAATACCTGAAGCTGTGAAGTGGGCTGAGGAAAACCAGATCCGCGGAGAATTCTGTCTGATTGTGGAGGGACAGGATATCAACAGCATCCCTGCAGAAGATGAGTGGTGGGATTCTCTGTCGCTTGAAGAGCATGTTGCGCATTATGTGAACGAGGGAATGTCATCGAAAGAGGCAATCAAACAGGTTTCAAAGGAGCGGAATGTTCCGAAGAGAGATGTGTATCAGTCTTATCACGTTGAATAG
- a CDS encoding GIY-YIG nuclease family protein, which translates to MESNSTHFFYVLECRDGSYYAGYTNDLAARLEKHNAGKGAKYTRARGPVKLLYAKQFSSKRPAMRAEYAFKQLPRRKKEEFLADPERFTAWDFWQREDDEDAGTEKL; encoded by the coding sequence ATGGAAAGCAATAGCACTCATTTTTTCTATGTGCTTGAGTGCAGGGACGGAAGTTATTATGCAGGCTATACGAATGATCTTGCCGCCCGCCTGGAGAAGCATAATGCCGGAAAGGGTGCCAAGTATACACGGGCGAGAGGCCCTGTGAAGCTCCTGTATGCAAAGCAATTTTCCTCAAAAAGGCCGGCGATGAGGGCGGAATATGCTTTTAAACAGCTGCCGAGGAGAAAGAAGGAAGAGTTTCTTGCTGATCCTGAACGCTTTACAGCTTGGGATTTCTGGCAGAGGGAGGATGATGAAGATGCAGGAACAGAAAAGCTTTAA
- a CDS encoding tRNA1(Val) (adenine(37)-N6)-methyltransferase translates to MVDLTGDERLDYLLAEDLRIVQSPSVFAFSLDAVLLSKFAYMPIQKGKVLDLCSGNAVIPLLLSTRSKADITGVEIQERLFQMAEKSIAYNNLQNQITMIHGDLKDMPGVLGHGKFDVITCNPPYFKTPKKDEQNQNEHLAIARHEILCTLEDVICATSKLARMGAKIAFVHRPGRLLEITELMKKYKIEPKRIQLVYPKQGKEANTLLIEGIKGGQPDLKILPPLFVYNQNNEYTDEVKEILYGKQ, encoded by the coding sequence ATGGTCGATTTAACAGGAGATGAGCGTTTGGATTACCTTCTGGCTGAGGATTTAAGGATTGTGCAGAGTCCGTCTGTTTTTGCCTTCAGTTTAGATGCGGTTCTTCTATCCAAGTTTGCTTATATGCCGATTCAAAAAGGGAAAGTGCTGGATTTATGCTCAGGGAATGCCGTGATTCCGCTGCTGCTTTCGACAAGATCTAAAGCAGACATTACCGGTGTTGAAATTCAGGAGCGGCTTTTTCAAATGGCTGAAAAAAGCATTGCCTATAATAACCTCCAGAATCAAATCACGATGATTCACGGTGATTTAAAGGATATGCCGGGCGTACTTGGCCACGGGAAATTTGATGTGATCACGTGCAACCCGCCTTATTTTAAAACGCCGAAGAAGGATGAACAAAATCAGAATGAACATTTAGCGATTGCGCGGCACGAAATTCTCTGCACGCTTGAGGATGTCATTTGTGCGACCAGCAAGCTTGCCCGAATGGGTGCAAAGATCGCCTTTGTTCACCGGCCTGGCAGACTGCTTGAAATTACGGAGCTTATGAAAAAATACAAAATCGAGCCTAAACGGATTCAGCTCGTATATCCTAAGCAGGGAAAAGAAGCAAATACCCTGCTGATAGAAGGAATTAAAGGCGGACAGCCGGATCTGAAGATTCTTCCTCCGCTTTTTGTCTACAATCAGAACAATGAATACACAGATGAAGTGAAAGAGATCCTGTATGGAAAGCAATAG
- the yabA gene encoding DNA replication initiation control protein YabA: MDKKEIFESVSSMEEQIGSLYRQLGELKHHLGGLLEENHHLQIENDNLRRRLNATAAAADQKKQMKQHTDKQGMDSKIVDIGEGYDNLARLYQEGFHICNVHYGSVRKDGDCLFCLSFLNKK; encoded by the coding sequence GTGGATAAAAAAGAAATCTTTGAATCTGTAAGCAGCATGGAAGAACAAATCGGTTCCCTGTACAGACAGCTTGGAGAGCTGAAGCATCACCTTGGCGGCCTGCTTGAGGAGAATCATCATCTTCAGATTGAAAATGATAACCTCCGCAGACGCCTGAATGCAACAGCAGCTGCAGCAGATCAAAAGAAGCAGATGAAACAGCATACAGATAAACAGGGAATGGATTCAAAGATTGTGGACATTGGAGAGGGCTATGATAACCTGGCCCGTCTCTATCAGGAAGGTTTCCATATATGCAATGTTCACTATGGAAGTGTCCGCAAAGACGGAGACTGTTTGTTCTGTCTTTCCTTTCTTAATAAGAAATAA
- a CDS encoding stage 0 sporulation family protein: MYDVVGVRFKKAGKIYYFDPNGLQIENEDFVIVETVRGVEFGKVVIHKKQVGENDIVLPLKKVLRVADAKDRLIVDENHHAAKEAYEVCQHKVTEHRLDMKLVDVEYTFDRNKVIFYFTADGRVDFRELVKDLAAIFKTRIELRQIGVRDEAKMLGGIGPCGRMLCCSTFLGDFEPVSIKMAKDQNLSLNPTKISGLCGRLMCCLKYENDEYESAKEQLPDIGESIGTPIGTGKVVGLNILERVLQVELSEKDRVVEFTWEELMKEGAVPMKSTD, from the coding sequence TTGTACGATGTAGTGGGTGTCCGCTTTAAAAAAGCGGGTAAAATATATTATTTCGACCCTAATGGGCTTCAAATAGAAAACGAAGATTTTGTGATTGTCGAAACAGTAAGAGGCGTCGAGTTCGGCAAAGTCGTCATTCATAAAAAGCAGGTTGGAGAGAATGACATCGTTCTTCCTCTGAAAAAAGTGCTGAGGGTGGCTGATGCAAAAGACCGCCTGATCGTAGATGAAAACCATCATGCAGCAAAAGAGGCGTATGAGGTCTGCCAGCATAAGGTGACAGAGCACCGGCTTGATATGAAGCTTGTAGATGTTGAGTATACATTTGACCGGAACAAGGTTATTTTTTATTTCACAGCAGATGGCCGCGTGGACTTCAGGGAGCTTGTAAAGGATCTGGCGGCTATTTTCAAAACGCGCATTGAACTGCGCCAGATTGGCGTCAGGGATGAGGCAAAGATGCTTGGAGGCATCGGACCCTGCGGCAGAATGCTTTGCTGCTCCACATTCCTTGGCGATTTTGAACCGGTTTCCATCAAGATGGCGAAAGATCAGAACCTTTCGCTCAATCCAACAAAAATTTCCGGCTTGTGCGGAAGGCTTATGTGCTGCCTGAAATATGAAAATGATGAATATGAATCTGCCAAAGAACAGCTTCCTGATATCGGTGAGTCAATCGGCACGCCGATAGGCACAGGAAAAGTAGTCGGGTTAAATATATTGGAACGGGTTTTGCAGGTTGAACTTTCAGAAAAAGACCGCGTGGTTGAATTTACTTGGGAAGAATTAATGAAAGAAGGCGCTGTTCCAATGAAATCCACAGATTGA
- the holB gene encoding DNA polymerase III subunit delta', with protein sequence MTMSTWNDLEEYQPRVLKLLGNSFEKNRLAHAYLFEGKKGTGKKEVSLLLARSYFCEKPDGHKPCETCRNCKRIHSGNHPDLHLVEPDGLSIKKWQIQSLQEEFTKTGVESNKKLYIISHADKMTANAANSLLKFLEEPNADTMAILLTEQVHQMLDTILSRCQTLTFMPLPVSAIEKELLKQDVPANYARLAARMTNSSEKALELSRDDWFAQARRVVIKLYEVIFKRNGQAFVQVQTQWVPFFAEKEQQDMAFDLLLYVYKDILSIQIGNTDHVIYQDLLPQLEQHAIQVSRQKILEKITSILEAKKRLQMNVSPQLLMEQLVLSLQEG encoded by the coding sequence ATGACGATGAGCACATGGAATGATTTAGAAGAGTACCAGCCCAGAGTCCTTAAACTGCTTGGAAACAGCTTTGAGAAGAACCGCCTTGCTCACGCGTACCTTTTTGAAGGGAAAAAAGGTACCGGGAAAAAGGAAGTCAGTCTTCTTCTCGCCAGAAGCTATTTTTGTGAAAAACCGGACGGGCATAAGCCGTGTGAGACATGCAGAAACTGCAAGCGCATCCATTCCGGAAACCATCCTGATCTGCATCTGGTGGAGCCGGATGGACTTTCGATAAAAAAATGGCAGATTCAAAGTCTTCAGGAAGAGTTTACAAAAACAGGGGTAGAATCAAACAAAAAGCTGTATATCATCTCCCACGCTGATAAAATGACGGCAAATGCCGCAAACAGCCTGCTTAAATTCCTGGAGGAGCCAAACGCGGACACGATGGCCATTCTTTTGACCGAACAAGTGCATCAGATGCTTGACACTATTCTCTCAAGATGCCAGACGCTCACTTTCATGCCGCTCCCCGTCTCAGCCATTGAAAAGGAGCTGCTAAAGCAGGATGTGCCTGCTAATTATGCAAGACTCGCTGCAAGAATGACCAACAGTTCTGAAAAAGCGCTCGAATTAAGTCGAGATGATTGGTTTGCACAGGCAAGACGTGTAGTGATAAAATTGTATGAAGTGATCTTTAAGCGAAATGGACAGGCGTTCGTCCAGGTTCAAACGCAATGGGTGCCTTTTTTCGCTGAAAAAGAACAGCAGGACATGGCTTTTGACTTGCTTTTATATGTATATAAAGACATTCTTTCCATCCAAATAGGCAATACAGATCATGTTATCTATCAAGATCTGCTTCCACAGTTAGAACAACATGCCATTCAAGTATCCAGACAAAAGATCCTTGAAAAAATCACTTCTATATTAGAAGCAAAAAAAAGACTCCAGATGAATGTGAGTCCACAATTACTGATGGAGCAATTGGTTTTATCTTTGCAGGAGGGATAG
- a CDS encoding YaaR family protein, translating to MKINQDLRTAPDKRNAGPMPSGASRPFSELVQKQETKLHLHQLNGMLASVEESGRRVAKSRNMRDLARYKSLVKRMMKEAVEYGLQLKQSSSFDFTGSSRNHTTVLEIDRQLIELTEALLQEEQSSIDILAKIGEIKGLLMNLYT from the coding sequence ATGAAAATTAATCAGGATCTCCGCACAGCGCCGGATAAACGAAATGCAGGCCCTATGCCTTCCGGTGCAAGCCGGCCGTTTTCCGAGCTTGTGCAAAAACAGGAGACGAAGCTGCATCTGCATCAGTTGAACGGAATGCTTGCAAGTGTGGAGGAATCCGGCCGCCGTGTAGCGAAGTCCCGCAATATGAGGGACCTTGCGCGGTACAAATCCCTTGTAAAGCGGATGATGAAAGAAGCTGTAGAATACGGACTGCAGCTGAAACAGTCCTCGAGTTTTGATTTCACCGGCAGCAGCAGAAATCATACAACCGTATTGGAAATTGACCGGCAGCTGATTGAATTGACAGAGGCTTTGCTTCAGGAGGAGCAGTCCTCCATTGACATACTGGCAAAAATAGGCGAAATCAAAGGCCTTTTAATGAACCTTTATACGTAA
- a CDS encoding cyclic-di-AMP receptor, with protein sequence MKMIIAVVQDQDSNKLSSALVEHNFRATKLASTGGFLKSGNTTFMIGTEDARVEKALSVIRENCQSREQLVAPVSPMGGNADSYVPYPVEVEVGGATVFVLPIEQFHHF encoded by the coding sequence ATGAAAATGATCATTGCGGTTGTACAGGACCAGGACAGCAATAAGCTGTCGAGTGCATTGGTTGAACATAATTTCAGAGCGACAAAGCTTGCATCAACGGGCGGTTTCTTAAAATCCGGGAACACAACGTTCATGATTGGGACAGAAGATGCCCGGGTTGAGAAGGCATTATCTGTCATCAGGGAAAATTGCCAGTCAAGAGAACAGCTGGTGGCACCCGTCTCTCCAATGGGAGGAAATGCGGATTCCTATGTCCCTTATCCTGTTGAAGTAGAGGTCGGCGGAGCGACGGTGTTTGTTCTTCCGATTGAACAGTTTCACCATTTTTAA
- the tmk gene encoding dTMP kinase — protein MKGTFITFEGPEGAGKTTVLQKVHEEFKQQGIEAVFTREPGGIRIAEQIREVILNKENTEMDARTEALLYAAARRQHMVEKVIPALNEGKLIICDRFIDSSLAYQGYARGIGTEEVYSINLFAIDGVMPDLTVYFDIAPERGLMRISRNDGREVNRLDLEKMDFHEKVQEGYKQTIERFPDRIKVINADQSLEDVCRDVMEVLIPYLK, from the coding sequence GTGAAAGGGACGTTTATTACATTTGAAGGGCCGGAGGGAGCAGGGAAAACGACTGTTCTGCAAAAGGTTCATGAGGAGTTTAAACAACAGGGCATTGAGGCTGTTTTTACAAGAGAACCCGGAGGAATCCGGATTGCCGAACAGATCCGTGAAGTGATTTTAAATAAAGAAAATACGGAGATGGATGCAAGAACAGAAGCGCTGCTTTATGCAGCTGCCAGAAGACAGCATATGGTCGAAAAAGTCATTCCGGCATTAAATGAAGGAAAGCTGATCATCTGCGACCGTTTTATTGACAGTTCTCTTGCTTATCAGGGATATGCGCGCGGGATTGGCACAGAAGAGGTATACTCCATCAATCTATTTGCCATTGACGGGGTCATGCCTGATCTTACGGTTTACTTTGATATCGCTCCTGAACGCGGTTTGATGAGGATCAGCCGCAATGACGGCCGTGAAGTGAACCGGCTTGATCTTGAAAAAATGGATTTTCATGAGAAAGTTCAGGAAGGGTATAAACAAACGATAGAAAGATTTCCGGACCGGATCAAAGTGATCAACGCCGATCAGAGTCTTGAAGATGTGTGCCGGGACGTAATGGAAGTTTTAATTCCTTATTTAAAGTGA
- a CDS encoding aminotransferase class I/II-fold pyridoxal phosphate-dependent enzyme, with translation MAAPLYEALKKHELQNPVSFHVPGHKYGKVFPEEAAGDFRSVLRLDATEITGLDDLHDPSGPILEAQRLAAELYQTDETFFLVNGSTSGNLAMIMACCEPGKPVLVQRNSHKSIINAIRLSGAKPVFLSPRMDEAYGVPSYVETETVKEAVKRFPEAKALILTNPNYYGITADLREAVELAHREGIPVLVDEAHGAHFVPGMPFPASSIEAGADAVVQSAHKTLPAMTMGSFLHVNGGLIDRNRLLYYLSVFQSSSPSYPIMASLDLAREYMEKLVLTKGAVEILQAVDVFKKSVEANKEVEIVTTMDKRAIIDPLKLTIRSAAGLSGFELQRRLEEQGVYTELADIQNVLLVLPLSRNQADSFLFSSDKGDEGRIPLDPLLYKEENQKISMLPLSYGELNGYSKEVASFEDAAGLLSGEAVIPYPPGIPLLMEGEIITEEHVRQIRTLMACKARFQGGQALKDEQLAVYIQKR, from the coding sequence ATGGCAGCACCGCTGTATGAAGCATTAAAGAAGCATGAGCTTCAAAACCCGGTTTCGTTTCATGTGCCGGGGCATAAGTATGGAAAGGTTTTTCCGGAGGAGGCTGCAGGAGATTTCAGGAGCGTTCTCAGGCTTGATGCAACGGAGATCACGGGACTTGATGACCTTCATGATCCAAGCGGCCCCATATTGGAGGCGCAGAGGCTGGCTGCTGAGCTGTATCAGACAGATGAAACATTTTTCCTTGTGAACGGGTCAACTTCCGGGAATTTGGCGATGATTATGGCTTGCTGTGAGCCTGGAAAGCCTGTTTTGGTTCAGCGCAATAGCCACAAGTCAATCATTAATGCCATCAGGCTCTCCGGGGCAAAGCCGGTATTTCTTTCACCAAGGATGGACGAAGCGTACGGTGTTCCGTCCTATGTGGAGACAGAGACGGTGAAAGAAGCTGTCAAAAGGTTTCCGGAGGCAAAGGCACTCATTTTGACAAATCCGAATTACTACGGCATCACTGCAGACCTCAGAGAAGCGGTGGAACTTGCTCATAGAGAAGGAATTCCTGTTTTGGTGGATGAAGCTCATGGCGCTCACTTTGTTCCCGGCATGCCATTCCCTGCTTCTTCAATTGAAGCAGGGGCTGATGCTGTTGTTCAGTCCGCTCATAAAACGCTTCCTGCGATGACAATGGGGTCATTCCTCCATGTGAATGGCGGGCTGATTGATCGGAACAGGCTTTTATACTATCTGTCTGTTTTTCAAAGCAGCAGCCCTTCATACCCTATTATGGCCTCGCTTGATTTGGCAAGGGAGTATATGGAGAAGCTTGTTTTAACCAAAGGTGCGGTTGAAATCTTGCAAGCTGTGGACGTCTTTAAAAAAAGTGTGGAGGCGAACAAAGAGGTTGAAATTGTCACGACAATGGATAAACGCGCAATCATCGATCCTTTAAAACTGACAATCAGGTCTGCAGCCGGGCTTTCAGGGTTTGAGCTTCAGCGCCGCCTTGAAGAGCAGGGAGTCTATACAGAGCTTGCAGATATCCAAAATGTTCTTCTTGTTTTGCCTCTCAGCAGGAATCAGGCAGATTCATTCCTCTTTTCTTCTGATAAGGGCGATGAGGGAAGAATTCCATTGGATCCGCTTTTATATAAGGAAGAAAATCAAAAAATCAGTATGCTTCCCCTATCGTACGGGGAATTAAATGGGTATAGTAAAGAAGTCGCGTCATTTGAGGATGCAGCCGGGCTGTTAAGCGGAGAGGCTGTTATTCCGTATCCGCCGGGTATTCCTCTTTTAATGGAAGGAGAAATCATTACGGAGGAGCATGTGAGGCAGATCAGAACATTAATGGCATGCAAAGCGCGCTTTCAGGGCGGACAGGCATTGAAAGATGAACAGCTTGCTGTTTATATACAGAAAAGGTGA
- a CDS encoding sigma factor G inhibitor Gin, whose amino-acid sequence MKKPAGETCIICDTEKVKGIHLYTSFVCTDCETDMIQTETEDPKYAYYVDKLRRVKTPPLYS is encoded by the coding sequence GTGAAGAAACCGGCTGGGGAAACGTGTATTATATGCGATACAGAAAAGGTGAAGGGAATTCATCTCTATACAAGTTTTGTTTGTACAGATTGCGAGACTGATATGATTCAGACAGAAACGGAAGATCCCAAGTACGCCTATTACGTTGATAAACTGCGGAGGGTGAAAACACCGCCGCTCTATTCTTAA